Genomic DNA from Cydia strobilella chromosome 19, ilCydStro3.1, whole genome shotgun sequence:
aaaatggcccaTAAACTCCTGCCAGGAACAACCAGCTGTGGACCCCTTGTTGCATTCATTCAGCCCTACATTTCCCCATATTGAATTGAAAGCCCCATATCTTATTTATTGGGATCTGATTAGATGCTTATTAATCCAATAGGATATTTTATGGAGGACAGGCCTCCCTTATAAAAACTCATTGTTTGACAAAGATAATTGTAATTCCCAGGGAAACACAGATTTTAcaacttcccatacaaaagcacATACTCCTAGGTTCTGTCTGGTCTGGTTAATACTGGCAAACTAATTTCTcagtagaaaattaaaaatttatgtGGGTGATTGGCCcattgcgcctacattttttcaaatatgCTGCATTTTTCTACTGCCAAAAGTAGGCTTGCCGGATTATATTTATCCATTTCCATGTGGTAATATTCAAATGtgacaaggaagcagaaaaaaaagcataaataaataaaaattagatacatatgtggtattttctataaaaaagggaccttattgtcgatggcgattacgccattataaacaatgctccgatataaattcaatgccgcgcgacgctgtgaaaatttatatttatatttcatagaaaacaccacatatactaatataattgtaaaatgtaaaaacgtTATGAGTCAGGAATTAAGGctatttcaattcaatattcaaaTGTTACCCATTAACTTACTCAGTGACCCACCCCTGGACGCGAACGACATCCCAGCCGGGCTGTGGCTGTGCCGAGAGTGCCATGGCGCGGACGAGCAGCCCCCCTCCTCGCGCAGCAGCCGCGCCGTCTCGCCGGCCGACAGCAAGGACTCGGAGAAGAAGACCAGGCAAGCATTTAGCTAAACATTGGTCATGGTCAATGGAGTAatggtttgtttgtttgtttatttaggGATTGTCATCATCGTCATCCATTTTATAACATGAAAATAATTCATTGGGGCATTTCTACTGGGTGATTTTGGGGGTTGTGATCTTGAATGTCAAAAATGTGTTAAGATCGTCATACCAAAACAAATTTCCCGATACTACCACtaaaaagcgaaaaaaaaaacttaatgggCACCTTGAGGGCCCCAAGTAGACGAAACATATGCgcgtatttatttcaatattggCCCCATGGCCTAAAAATCCTGACGTTACCTTCTGTATATGTACTTGAAGCATGCAAATACATACGACGCAATCTCGAACGGATCCCCTctcatttttaaaaactacagACCGTAACGCGTAGACGCAACCTCCTATACGTGCCTCCGCGACGTCTAGCAAAATCTCGGAAATCCTTAGACATAGTAGGCATAAAACTTTATAATACTCTAGATCTAGAGTCTAGACGAACAGTTAAAATCTACTTCGGACTCGATGTTCGAGAAAAAACTTAAACAGATATTGTTGGACATGGCGTGCTACAGTATCGACGAATTCGTTCCCTGCTACAAGTCACTGACCCTTCTACAAAATTGTTAATCTGtgatatacctactcgtattttaattgtataatattacctaatgtaccttataattaatttaataataatgtatagtataaaataggaattgacatgtaattttttttaaatatttttatcaataaatgatctatctatctatctattggAAATCTTATTCAGTatgaccacagaataaataatagtactaccgtacagaaaggacacttcctacaataCCGAattttgacagcgattcagggacaaATCATGTtgtccctttcggctatttagggttgtcaaaattcaagtaaatatttatcttatctgtggtcgtgcatgcaaagggacgtcaagttgtgccaaccctaataattgctcggagcaatgctgagccgaatgcgaaaatgcccgaaaggaggattGTCGCCCCACTGGTATGACTTCTCTCtcttaatacatttttgaaatttggGATCATGACCCCAAAATAACCTAGTTTAAAGTTAATGATATCTAAAAGCTTAGAaaattttgagttaggttagtcCAGTAGATATCTTATCATCAACAATTGAACTTTAATTTTGGGCTTTCATTACTATCATTTTACGCCCTCCGGGTTGGGAATGTTACAGTAAAAGCGATTTGACACATAAATTTCCTAATTAATTTTCAATCTTTTACCAGGTCCCTTCGCAACCGTTCAAACTCCATCAAGAAGACTGAAGAAGATGAGAAAGACAAGGACAAGGATAACAAAGAGAAAGAGAAGGAAGATAAGGAGCTGACCCCTATGGAGATCCTCGTGAAGGCAGCCAAAGTGATGAACCCGCGCCAGTTCGAGTTACCCAGGGAGATGCGAGTGCCTTGCCCGTTCCCTGGGACTGAAAAAGGTAAGGTTCCATGTTGAATCctgattattatttatctccacgggacttaatcgcgtaaaatagttttaaatttacctccgacgtttcgaggacggcgttgtccccgtggtctcggagaagactggctaaagttgacatcaacatcttctaggcgcgcgagtttttcgaacttggtcttgtttattaacttgaacactcacaatattcgatttttcaactttcgatatttggtttcgcttacacttactaatgactgggttccatgtggatgagatcttaaaaccttcgtctcaaTTGAATCCTGATGTCTGAGGGTTGTGACCACCCCTGTCTTTCCATCCTGGCCCACTTTTTGCCTTTCTATAAGATCCCTAGAGTCCAACGCGCGACAGTAATGACAGTATttgcccgcgagatagactacccgcctCTTTCTGACTGTAGTAAtcaaagagggacgggtagtttaTCTCGTGGGCGAGATGCTGTCGCGCCAATCCTGTGCTAACCTGGCTGAACCCCAGTGAGTGTGAAAGGTACCGTCTTTTCTTTCGATGACTCTACATTGGACACTAGTTATACCTTATCCAGGCTATCGTCAGGCAGGGCATATTTGaagtaattttcaattttaattatattatataactagccttaaagtttatagtttattatggttcattatttttgtatgtgggtatttttgcacattgtagtttttcttcagtcaaccgttgaccacgaacgctgttaagggtttgaaacgtcggaatgtattttaaatttaatatagaatagaatagaatagaaataatttattcgttagcacacacaaatagaaaattatacaaaatagagaaacataaaaaagaaaaagtgccacgaaatggtctcacctcagcatgccCAATTAGCACAAATAGCTGTGTAGCAGCCGAATAATGTCGGGGTAAGAGATAATCAGTTACCCAGACATTATTCGGCTACTATACAGCTACTGTGCTACTTGggtgttgctggcgacttccggcgctgatcttccggtgagaccatccggtgaaacaatcacgacaggtaacaaaaaaaaaaaaaacaacaaaattaatatataacatacaaaagataaagacagagataagttaaaaatacatattacgtgatataatcagttttcatataTAAACTGTCagaagtttaaattaaataaattttccagAAAACGGCAATGGCAACGGCAAGAACGGCaacggcctggtgacagtggATGCTTGGGGTTGCGTGCCACTACCGGCTAAATCCTGCTTCGTTTGTCGCGGAACTTGTAAAACGGCCCCGCTATTGGCTTGCGACTATTGTCCGTTATTATTTCACCAGGTATGTACcttgttaaaactaataattgaagGGAAGATTGAAGGAAAACGAGGACGTGGCAGAAGGAGAATATCATGGACAAGGAACATAAGAGACTGGTTGGACGTGGACAGTACAGAaaaactaattcgcatgactacggatagaacggcatataggcataaggtcgccaacctctgggacggagaaggcacttgaagaagaagaagatgtacCTAATAATTTAATTGAGCGACATACAAGGTGTGGGTCGTTGACAGCTCTCGTCGGCGAAACAACgctaatcaatcaatcaatatgcttatttcaggcaaaaacccatagataaaaattacaaattaaacttaaaaatacataaaataaattgaaattacattacgttacaattacattaaaaatcaaattaaaattaaaattacaattaaaattacaataatctAAAATCAATCAATAATGCTAATGTCTTcgttaagaaatatttttacaaattcgtatcttctcttcttcctcgcgttatcccagcattttgccacggctcatgggagcctggggtcctcTTGGCAGctgatcccaagaattgacgtaggcactagtttttacgaaagcgactgccatctaacctttcaacccaggggggaaactaggccttattgggattagtcggGTAACCGAAAagtaatatcaaatgatatttcgttaataagtttcgaaaaaactcattggtacgaaccgggatttgaacccgcgacctccggattgaaagtcgccacgtgctaggccaccagcgctttttacaAATTCGTATAATGAGCGAAaagtttcatgtttttattatattggaTAAATCTCCTTATCTAAATGTTGTCGTCGCAgattttaaaatacttaatttgaTTTAGAGGTTTTGTTGTACAGGACTGTTTGGACCCGCCGTTGACAGCGCTACCGACGGGTCGTTGGATGTGTCCCAATCATGTGGAGCAATATATTGTAAGTTTGttttagcttattttttaataagaataTGTTTCAATTGTTAATTActcgcatagagtaacttatactagagaggtactgtcatagtaaattttgtaatcccagtaaattcactgccatctgtcgacacactttaaaactaaaaatgaagatttataaaaatacgataaaaggtatttaaatatggataaatgattttttttatttgcattaattatttttatgattttgagccatgttctttcactgatatgcgttaaaattgttaaataacaaacgaaaccgtcaacgccatctatacgacaataggccaaagctagtagcgccctctgaacgagaatcaaattttcatgattttcgaggcacgttttttccttagactgtatccatctattacggagttatatctatctttgattactcgtaatgcatgttaattataagatgtattgttttgaaaagatgtgtcccgtcGAGTTTCTTGCCGCTCCCATATTTGGATATTTGAGATACTCTCCTCCAATTGAGAggggatttaaatcttttcGAGGCAGaggtagggttagagccggcgtagctttatttgactttCATAAGAGCATTGTAATTGcatacttgaataataaactaattattatcTGTGTAATTTGTgcctcaaaaaaatattttgggatttatgtaaatttatgttTCAAAAGGGCTTTATCTAAGCCGAGGGCCGAGGCCAAAATTTTCTTGGGCGAATTGGGGCAGCGTTTGAGGGAGAGAGGTCATGACCCTCGTTCCGGGTCATTCCTGATGCAGAGGCTGTCTGTCGCGGTccagcgtggcaacgcggcgagcgtgatgggcacctttgcgtctggaCGGGCGCAGGACGAGTGGTTTGACTAGGTTCTAGGTGtgtctttttttagtttagttttaatttagtttatagttaattttagggtaatttattattatgtatagagttgtgccgttcccggtaacattacccatttagtatggggaatgttaccgagcgagaaatttccccatacaaaatggggaatgttaccgggaacggcacaactctaattatgtacaatgtcgatgtattgttgtgacttggttttagtttagtttactttttagttaattttaatgtaaattgataTAAATTTATCTAAGTGTATTTCTAGTATTAGTTTGTACGTGTTTGTGTAGGATTGGAAGCTGGTGAACTCGGTGTCAGCGTCAGAACGAGTAGCATTGTGGGACCGGTTCTCTGCTCCGCCTGATCAGCAAGCCATCAAGATTGACTTCATCCGTCGTGCCAGGGCACACAGACCACCGTTTAGGTAATGTTAGCTTACATTTTGGTATGGATAAATTAATTACAAGTGTtgtttgggttccgtacccaaagggtaaaaacgggaccctattactaagacttcgctgtctgtctgtctgtccgtctgtcaccaggctgtatctcatgaaccgtgatagctagacagttgaaattttcacagatgatgtatttctgttgccgctataacaacacatactaaaaacagaataaaataatatttaaggggggctcccatacaacaaacgtgattttttttgccgttttttgcgtaatggtacggaacccttcgtgcgcgagtccgactcgcacttggccggtttttcttctaTTTCTCTGACCTGGGAAACTGTAACGAAAAATaagaattagcctcatgcatgaagtttatatttgaacgaaatatttttattcggatgtttgttaccgttatatcatattacaaatgcatttccgttattcaattattatttaattgcttaaaataataaataaaaagtacaaaaattttccCGCAAAAAGCTAGTGAGAGAAACGCGCgagacgtcacgtgacgtcacgcgttcgacagattagttcacacaagtttcattagtagcaaacgtcagttggaccgtccaacgtgtgacgtcatcacgctctgtcgaattcgcgccaaaaatgaTGAGCGTTTCaaacgctcaaaaattttccacatattccaatattttttattaaattaatgtgaaggtttacaaaagtattatgattttttccggtgttcaaacgatagtaattatgatttaaaaaaaaatgcatggaGCTAATAGTTTGTGTATACAGAGTGAAGGTGCCGGTGGGGGTCCGCGGGCGGGTGGTGGTGCCGGCGATGGTGCGCCAGCACTACGCGGAGCCGCCGCCGCTGCAGCCCAGCCGCCGCGAGTACGTGCGCTGCAGAAACGGTCAGtactatcttcttcttccttagGCCTTAGCccacaggggcgtagctagaggatatggcgcccggggcagtcaccaaatttgcgccccctgacgactgacaagtttccctgctgctgccttttgctcattttggcgcccccccttggatggcgcccggggcacttgccccctgtgccccccccccctagttacgccactgttaGCTCATTTTTATtgggggtcggctctcctaatcaattttctccagttgTATCTGTTCCGGGTCGTCATTGGGTCTATATTCTTATTCTCTAGGTCTTTCTTAACTACGGACATTCGAAGAAACggttaaactttcacgatttttactcattattattcacaacgacgggacttaatcgcctaaaataagttttaaattgacCTCCGACCACGATCACGACTACGACATCCGACTCcacttctccgagaccacggagGAAATTACGGATTTATCATTGTCAAACAATGAGTTTTTATAAGGGAGGCCTGTCCTCCATAAAATATCCTATTGGGTTAATAAGCATCTAATCAGATCCCAATAAATAAGATATGGGGCTTTCAATATGGGGAAATGTAGGGCTGAATGAATGCAACAAGGGGTCCACAGCTGCTTGTTCCTGGCAGGAGTTTAtgggccattttatttaaattagtatacactttttttatttggacatatttatgttatttctactacTTGAGGCTAGAATAAGATTAAGAATAGAATAACTGAATTACATGAAAATTCAATTACATGCAATTAAATTTGCTGTGTAATTGTAATTACATCAATTGATTTAATAATTACTCGATTAGTTTATGTTGCCAGAAGACTAATATAACAACAAACAGGCGaaaacaatatttcaataataatcATGTACCTATTACAAACtcttactgtatttttttatacattatgtAAAATCCGATGGTATAAAAATCTAACATTTTAATCCTTTGATTTTTCATTcttaaaactgtttttatttattatttccccTTGTACAAAATCTTGCAAATTTactactaaaaatttaaatttagaatttactattaaatatattaataacgggtcactcacgtattttaagtcgaaaaacgctcaatTACATTTActcatttacattttttttaaatataaaatgtcaaatattgtAAGGTTAGTCCAATTAAAAGctcattcataattttaatatgattttggaAATATAGATGGTCGAaaaaatttattcaataaaagtaatttgaaattgagtaaagtaattaatttgaaatttcaatttcaagatgtaattaaaaatttaattaacaattacattttgcaattgcaattgttaattgaaactgcaattactttttacatgtaggtaattgtaattattaatttcaattaCTAATTGTAATTGCAATTGTTAATTAGTAATTCAATTACTTTTTGCCCAACACTGAAGGGCAAGCGGTATGTCATCGGATAGGTTATTCTGAGTTgtaaaacttttactatagTCCCAAATCTTTGTGTGAAAAAAGTTATCGCCGCAAAAAGTAGTGAATTGAAACGTGACGACTGTACAGTTTTTTTTCGATACTAAGATAGTCTAGAAATCAgaaattttattaaagaaatacTGTTACATGTAGACCATGTAGTGTAGTCTCTAAAATAAAGTAAGTGTATCGTCATCTAATAAATACTGATATTTTTGGAACGAGGTTCCTTATCGCACGGTACGGACTTGATGGATGGGAGCTAGGCGAAAAAAAAAGTGCAATAATTTTCCGTCACGACCCTCTCAACTTCGTTCCAACCGTTTGTTCCACGACAATCACGCATTTTTGTGTAAGGTTTATACCAACTTTCTGTTTCTTTTTAGTACTCAAAAATCTGCAAGCGACCAGCGACTACGAGGCCTCAGACGAAGACGAGGATGCCCCCAAACACACCATCTGCCTCAACTTATCGTGCACCAAACACAACGGGGAGCCCCAACCGCGGCCCGCGGACCTTAAAGGGGCCAGTGAAGAGGACGCCGCTGATGATCTCAAGGCCATCACACAGCCTAAGGTAACTTCCTGAAGTTACCTGTGACACCTGTGTTACCTGTGTGTGTTAAGACACCTGTGTCTTAGCTTGTTCAGTACAGGAAAGGATTTTAAGATCGTTGCGAGGTGCGCAAGGGGACCAAAAAATGGCGGGGCAATTTCGACGAGTGGAGAAAAGAAGGCAGATCTCTGTCTAAATCCATAATCTCTAGTCGCCCAAATACCTATTATAGAGCCTGTTTTTCTCTTGTATTTTGAAGTTTTGGATTGTCAGTGACTAAAAGATACAACAATTCATTCACATTACTTTTTATATTGTCAGGAGGAAGTCGCCTCAACGGAAAGCGACCGCTCCGACTCAGACATAGAATACGAATCTCCAGTAAAACGACGAAGAGAAACACCCAGCGGGGCGGACGTGCTGCGGGCCGCAGTTGACGACCAGCTCAAGAAGCTAGACCAGAGCCTGATCAAGCTGCTGGCTTGGCAGAGGCTACAGCAGGTATGATGATGTTTAATCTTCACTGTAGACGCGAGATCCAGCGGGGCAGACGCGCTGCGGGCCGCAGTTGACGACCAGCTCAAGAAGCTAGCGTTTATCGCGAACTTTGTTTTGTAacttttataaggtgtagtgatacataaaataatttaggGTATATAATTGTAATTCCAGATTCTAGTAGGCGAGCAGTGCCACGGCCCTTGGTCCCGCCTGCCGCTCTCCTCGGAGGCCGAGGCGCTCGTGCACGCCGCCATCCCGCGCGCACGCCTCGCCAAGCACGGCTACCAGCACGTGGCCTTGCCCTCCGAGCTGCTGTCCCGAGCGGAGCGGGAGCGGATAGCGAGGGCGGTGTGGGGCgcccagccgccgccgcagctcgtgcccaagaatgaggggccgcctgaggcggtgttgaaggctgccgcgtgtcctgtactacgacctggcaggtaagcacggctaccagcacgtggccttgccctccgagctgctgtcccgagcggagcgggagcggatagcgagggcggtgtggggcgcccagccgccgccgcagctcgtgcccaagaatgaggggccgcctgaggcggtgttgaaggctgccgcgtgtcctgtactacgacctggcaggtaagcacggctaccagcacgtggccttgccctccgagctgctgtcccgagcggagcgggagcggatagcgagggcggtgtggggcgcccagccgccgccgcagctcgtgcccaagaatgaggggccgcctgaggcggtgttgaaggctgccgcgtgtcctgtactacgacctggcaggtaagcacggctaccagcacgtggccttgccctccgagctgctgtcccgagcggagcgggagcggatagcgagggcggtgtggggcgcccagccgccgccgcagctcgtgcccaagaatgaggggccgcctgaggcggtgttgaaggctgccgcgtgtcctgtactacgacctggcaggtaagcacggctaccagcacgtggccttgccctccgagctgctgtcccgagcggagcgggagcggatagcgagggcggtgtggggcgcccagccgccgccgcagctcgtgcccaagaatgaggggccgcctgaggcggtgttgaaggctgccgcgtgtcctgtactacgacctggcaggtaagcacggctaccagcacgtggccttgccctccgagctgctgtcccgagcggagcgggagcggatagcgagggcggtgtggggcgcccagccgccgccgcagctcgtgcccaagaatgaggggccgcctgaggcggtgttgaaggctgccgcgtgtcctgtactacgacctggcaggtaagcacggctaccagcacgtggccttgccctccgagctgctgtcccgagcggagcgggagcggatagcgagggcggtgtggggcgcccagccgccgccgcagctcgtgcccaagaatgaggggc
This window encodes:
- the LOC134750323 gene encoding PHD finger protein 12, which encodes MSNVSYDLDTSGGLMPLIKALIKPPDEEVNNQKSKKPQHPYYKRPGKGHNRDSCDACGEGGDLICCDRCPASFHLGCYDPPLDANDIPAGLWLCRECHGADEQPPSSRSSRAVSPADSKDSEKKTRSLRNRSNSIKKTEEDEKDKDKDNKEKEKEDKELTPMEILVKAAKVMNPRQFELPREMRVPCPFPGTEKENGNGNGKNGNGLVTVDAWGCVPLPAKSCFVCRGTCKTAPLLACDYCPLLFHQDCLDPPLTALPTGRWMCPNHVEQYIDWKLVNSVSASERVALWDRFSAPPDQQAIKIDFIRRARAHRPPFRVKVPVGVRGRVVVPAMVRQHYAEPPPLQPSRREYVRCRNVLKNLQATSDYEASDEDEDAPKHTICLNLSCTKHNGEPQPRPADLKGASEEDAADDLKAITQPKEEVASTESDRSDSDIEYESPVKRRRETPSGADVLRAAVDDQLKKLDQSLIKLLAWQRLQQILVGEQCHGPWSRLPLSSEAEALVHAAIPRARLAKHGYQHVALPSELLSRAERERIARAVWGAQPPPQLVPKNEPPPQLVPKNEGPPEAVLKAAACPVLRPGRSGLGDGLGRPIPMRLSRLTFGADSSCDVVLDPTQCRYVSRLHATIFYDEVTRHFELINYSEWGSRVDGVLYAMDVSEREPPVVDDEGEVRAKAVRDVVRHRVQSGTARVQGALALRAPPPPCAPCRCAPPRAPAAAWEGAALVAHGALLQLGCLMYVFSVADHKPFPYESANGEPAI